The proteins below come from a single Streptomyces tubercidicus genomic window:
- a CDS encoding FAD-dependent monooxygenase has translation MNASSSNGLEFTHPYLAVVLGGGFTGMLAAAALSGHAAVIVVERERLPRTPARSSDLPQARHAQLLTTDGARLVDALLPGSAARWLAEGARRIPLPAEFAGRAPKAWPGRRTRSPYLLACSRDLLDRVIRRQVRALPGVTVLDGTEATELTGTAEHITGVRVRDTTSGAASLLDADLVVDATGRNSAGRAWLTALGLPSAHEDVADSGIVSATRIFRATEGAENCPVLTSRSALAGPLSVPGARQRPAPGRTATLVPIEGGRWLVTLTGAGDDRPSEHAGRFVPFARRTGLSAIGDLVAEAEPLSEVRVTRDTSDRRRHYEQLPSWPTGFIALGGAVVSLAHDCGLGLSLAAHGATALRAALRRHGVDEPSLARKTQRAIGRLGQEPWSVATGEKLPSTTAGRSVRRAYLDVLAPTAPASPLLRPAAALGLLRGTARPRLTAVGTPGRQASPEPVTAPLTAAPGGPSAAGPQPPAAGAAPALSARAAAALSAAPPAPGQPPAPPRPPGSAPGPRRLPRPLSFGPTALRRIGGATRRKPADG, from the coding sequence ATGAACGCGTCGAGCAGCAACGGGCTGGAGTTCACACACCCTTACCTCGCCGTGGTCCTCGGTGGGGGTTTCACGGGGATGCTCGCCGCCGCTGCCCTGTCCGGACACGCCGCTGTCATCGTCGTCGAACGGGAGCGGCTGCCGCGGACCCCGGCCCGCTCCTCGGACCTCCCGCAGGCCCGGCACGCGCAGCTGCTGACAACGGACGGCGCCCGGCTGGTCGACGCCCTGCTGCCCGGCAGTGCCGCGCGCTGGCTGGCCGAGGGTGCCCGCCGGATACCGTTACCGGCGGAGTTCGCCGGCCGTGCCCCGAAAGCCTGGCCGGGCCGCCGCACGCGCTCGCCGTATCTGCTCGCCTGCTCCCGCGATCTGCTCGACCGGGTCATCCGCCGTCAGGTGCGGGCGCTCCCGGGAGTCACCGTCCTCGACGGAACGGAAGCGACCGAGCTGACCGGTACCGCGGAGCACATCACCGGGGTGCGCGTCCGGGACACCACCAGCGGCGCCGCCTCCCTGCTGGACGCCGACCTGGTCGTCGACGCCACCGGCCGGAACTCCGCCGGCCGGGCGTGGCTGACCGCGCTGGGGCTGCCGTCCGCGCACGAGGACGTGGCGGACTCCGGGATCGTCTCGGCGACCCGTATCTTCCGCGCCACGGAGGGCGCGGAGAACTGCCCGGTGCTCACCTCCCGTTCGGCGCTCGCCGGTCCGCTCTCCGTTCCTGGGGCACGGCAGCGCCCGGCTCCCGGGAGGACGGCGACGCTGGTTCCGATCGAAGGCGGACGCTGGCTGGTCACGCTCACCGGTGCCGGGGACGACCGGCCCTCCGAACACGCGGGCCGGTTCGTGCCGTTCGCCCGCCGCACGGGCCTCTCCGCCATCGGTGACCTCGTCGCCGAGGCCGAGCCGCTGAGCGAGGTACGGGTCACCCGCGACACCTCGGACCGGCGGCGGCACTATGAGCAACTGCCCTCCTGGCCCACGGGGTTCATCGCCCTTGGGGGCGCGGTGGTCTCGCTCGCCCACGACTGCGGTCTGGGCCTGTCCCTCGCCGCCCACGGTGCCACCGCGCTGCGCGCGGCACTGCGGCGGCATGGAGTGGACGAGCCCTCACTCGCCCGGAAGACGCAGCGGGCCATCGGACGCCTCGGCCAGGAACCGTGGTCCGTGGCCACCGGCGAAAAGCTCCCCTCCACCACGGCCGGCCGGTCCGTCCGCCGCGCCTACCTCGATGTCCTCGCGCCCACCGCGCCCGCTTCCCCGCTCCTGCGCCCCGCTGCCGCGCTCGGTCTGCTCCGGGGGACGGCACGGCCCCGGCTCACGGCCGTCGGCACACCGGGCCGGCAGGCGTCGCCCGAGCCGGTCACAGCACCGCTGACGGCCGCGCCCGGAGGCCCGTCCGCCGCTGGTCCGCAGCCTCCGGCGGCCGGTGCCGCCCCAGCCCTCTCGGCGCGGGCGGCCGCCGCGCTCTCGGCCGCGCCGCCCGCTCCTGGGCAGCCCCCGGCCCCGCCTCGCCCTCCGGGCTCCGCGCCCGGCCCCCGGCGCCTCCCCCGCCCGCTCAGCTTCGGGCCGACGGCGCTGCGCCGGATAGGCGGGGCGACCCGAAGGAAACCGGCTGACGGCTGA
- a CDS encoding quinone oxidoreductase family protein, with product MRAIVMREFGGPDVLRLEDVPEPAPRGGHSLVDVTLAGINYADVHVRGDSYLAPVELPYVPGNEVVGTVDGGRRVVGLCRGGGYAERTLLHRRVTWDIPDAISDEQAVALALQGNSAWHLLFTSLRLTEGETVVVPAAAGGVGSLAVQLAARAGARVIALAGSPEKRTLAGELGAHAVVDSTAEDLTERILDAAGGPVAAALEMTGGVTFERTLAAVAPRGRLAVYGFAGGELASVPTRELMERSITVSGFWLPQLYADRTALPTSMRALFDAVAEGTLKPLTGAVYGLGEAARAHHELAARTPTGKLALDVTR from the coding sequence GTGCGCGCGATTGTGATGCGAGAATTCGGCGGCCCGGACGTGCTCCGGCTGGAAGACGTGCCCGAGCCCGCACCGCGCGGCGGCCACTCGCTGGTCGACGTAACCCTGGCCGGCATCAACTACGCGGATGTGCACGTACGGGGGGACTCCTACCTCGCGCCCGTCGAGCTGCCGTACGTGCCGGGGAACGAGGTCGTGGGGACCGTGGACGGCGGGCGGCGCGTCGTCGGACTGTGCCGCGGCGGCGGATACGCGGAGCGGACGCTGCTGCACCGCCGCGTCACCTGGGACATCCCCGACGCCATCAGCGACGAACAGGCCGTTGCACTGGCGCTGCAAGGCAACAGCGCCTGGCATCTGCTGTTCACCTCGCTGCGCCTCACCGAGGGCGAGACCGTTGTCGTACCGGCCGCGGCGGGGGGCGTCGGATCGCTGGCCGTCCAGCTCGCCGCGCGCGCCGGCGCCAGGGTCATCGCTCTCGCGGGCTCCCCGGAAAAGCGCACACTGGCCGGGGAACTGGGCGCCCACGCGGTGGTGGACTCGACCGCCGAGGACCTGACGGAGCGCATCCTGGACGCGGCCGGCGGCCCCGTGGCGGCGGCGCTGGAGATGACCGGCGGCGTCACCTTCGAGCGGACTCTCGCCGCCGTCGCGCCGCGCGGCCGGCTCGCGGTGTACGGGTTCGCCGGGGGCGAGCTGGCGAGCGTGCCCACCCGGGAGCTGATGGAGCGGAGCATCACCGTCTCGGGTTTCTGGCTGCCGCAGCTCTACGCGGACCGTACGGCCCTGCCGACGTCCATGCGGGCCCTGTTCGACGCGGTCGCCGAGGGCACTCTCAAGCCGCTGACCGGCGCCGTCTACGGGCTCGGGGAGGCGGCGCGGGCGCACCACGAGCTGGCCGCACGCACCCCGACCGGGAAACTGGCGCTCGACGTCACCCGCTGA
- a CDS encoding IclR family transcriptional regulator domain-containing protein: MGHRTTATGAQAPAAASATGVAPRTAGHSKKAHQTPKGTSSAGSRASGSGHAERVFLVQTAFAELGGSAHGPGEIAEFTGLDDSVVYRILQSGIYQRIFERVDRGLYRLRTSAAQLAFTALDHRLDGGISQTVLRDLRRATDGGLAFLYMVAPFSGAQRQCVDMAVGDSDLAELGMTPRDVLSVTRSLRTGASGRTILAYLPEVLQQRVLAEPVPDQAGPGVYRDNEALLDSLAEVRDLGYALGYEECMAGWNSCAAPIIWDGSIMGAVLLLKLKSVMPAAPEGVIEATKEAAAELSRYGAARPDADQD, translated from the coding sequence ATGGGTCACCGCACCACAGCCACGGGAGCGCAGGCGCCGGCCGCCGCGTCCGCCACCGGTGTGGCGCCGCGTACCGCGGGCCACTCCAAGAAGGCGCACCAGACGCCCAAGGGCACCTCGTCCGCGGGCTCGCGGGCGTCGGGATCCGGCCATGCCGAGCGGGTCTTCCTCGTGCAGACGGCCTTCGCCGAGCTGGGCGGATCCGCCCACGGACCCGGTGAGATCGCCGAGTTCACCGGCCTGGACGACTCCGTCGTCTACCGCATCCTGCAGTCCGGTATCTACCAGCGGATCTTCGAGCGGGTGGACCGCGGCCTCTACCGGCTGCGGACCTCGGCCGCCCAGCTCGCCTTCACCGCGCTCGACCACCGGCTCGACGGCGGGATCTCGCAGACGGTGCTCCGCGATCTGCGGAGGGCCACCGATGGCGGACTGGCGTTCCTCTACATGGTGGCCCCGTTCTCCGGCGCCCAACGGCAGTGCGTCGATATGGCCGTCGGCGACTCCGACCTCGCGGAGCTGGGCATGACACCGCGCGATGTGCTGTCCGTGACGCGTTCCCTGCGCACCGGCGCCTCCGGGCGGACGATCCTCGCCTACCTGCCGGAGGTGCTCCAGCAGCGGGTGCTGGCCGAGCCCGTACCCGACCAGGCGGGACCCGGCGTCTACCGGGACAACGAGGCGCTGCTGGACTCCCTCGCGGAGGTACGCGACCTCGGATACGCGCTCGGCTACGAGGAGTGCATGGCGGGCTGGAACTCCTGCGCGGCGCCGATCATCTGGGACGGCTCCATCATGGGAGCGGTCCTGCTCCTCAAGCTCAAGTCCGTGATGCCGGCGGCACCGGAGGGCGTCATCGAGGCGACCAAGGAGGCGGCGGCCGAACTCAGCCGCTACGGGGCGGCCCGGCCGGACGCGGACCAGGACTGA
- a CDS encoding uridine kinase codes for MRLEAITWERLTDALAERLVAMPAKDGSPWLRVAVDGAPAASPGELAARLAGALRLRGRAVHKAGAYGFLRPASLRLEYGREDADAYHDEWFDRQALWREVFRPLEPGGTGRVLPDLWDPVADRATRSAYVELPPGGALLLHGPLLLGHWFPFDLAVHLKLSPAALARRTPEGERWTLPAFARYEAETRPEEAADVVVRADDPRRPAWSGPE; via the coding sequence GTGCGGCTCGAAGCGATCACCTGGGAACGGCTCACCGACGCGCTTGCCGAGCGCCTGGTCGCGATGCCGGCGAAGGACGGGAGCCCCTGGCTGCGGGTGGCCGTCGACGGGGCTCCCGCCGCCTCGCCCGGCGAGCTGGCCGCCCGGCTCGCCGGGGCGCTGCGGCTGCGGGGGCGGGCGGTGCACAAGGCCGGTGCCTACGGCTTTCTGCGCCCCGCCTCGCTGCGGCTCGAATACGGCCGGGAGGACGCCGACGCCTACCACGACGAGTGGTTCGACCGGCAGGCGCTGTGGCGGGAGGTCTTCCGGCCGCTGGAGCCGGGCGGTACCGGGCGGGTCCTTCCGGACCTGTGGGATCCGGTGGCGGACCGGGCGACCCGCAGCGCGTACGTGGAACTGCCGCCCGGCGGCGCTCTTTTGCTGCACGGTCCGCTGCTGCTCGGTCACTGGTTTCCCTTCGATCTCGCCGTCCATCTGAAGCTGTCGCCGGCCGCGCTCGCCCGCCGCACCCCGGAGGGCGAGCGCTGGACGCTGCCCGCGTTCGCGCGCTACGAGGCCGAGACCCGGCCCGAGGAGGCGGCGGATGTCGTCGTACGGGCCGACGATCCCCGCCGTCCGGCCTGGAGCGGACCGGAGTGA
- a CDS encoding type II toxin-antitoxin system PemK/MazF family toxin, whose protein sequence is MSTSIPASDEPAALPGSHGPTATAEARPHSVRAVTMTYAPDPDGDPDPGEIVWTWVPYEENDGRGKDRPVLVVAREAAGTLLAVQLSSKRHSNDREWVPIGAGPWDRAGRDSWVALDRVLRVHPAGMRREACALDRGRFNLVGNRLRERYGWR, encoded by the coding sequence GTGAGCACTTCAATCCCTGCATCCGACGAGCCCGCCGCGCTGCCCGGCAGCCACGGCCCCACCGCCACCGCGGAGGCCCGTCCGCACTCTGTCCGCGCCGTGACGATGACCTATGCGCCGGACCCGGACGGCGACCCGGACCCCGGTGAGATCGTGTGGACCTGGGTGCCCTACGAGGAGAACGACGGCCGGGGCAAGGACCGACCGGTACTGGTCGTCGCCCGTGAGGCGGCCGGCACGCTGCTGGCCGTACAGCTGTCCAGCAAGCGCCACAGCAACGACCGGGAGTGGGTCCCGATAGGCGCCGGCCCGTGGGACCGCGCGGGGCGCGACTCATGGGTGGCCCTGGACCGGGTGCTGCGGGTGCACCCGGCCGGGATGCGGCGCGAGGCCTGCGCCCTGGACCGGGGCCGCTTCAACCTCGTCGGCAACCGGCTGCGCGAGCGTTACGGCTGGCGCTGA
- a CDS encoding DUF1697 domain-containing protein, which produces MSRQIALLRGINVGGHNSFPKAKQLELAKSLGYEDVSVLLQTGNIVFADPGTPPDETARVLHERIAAELGLTVPVLVRTGDELAAAVAANPFPQAVPEPKSLHVTFLSAVPADTSRLDALDQAAFAPDQYRLIGRELYLWCPGGIGRSKLADAVSRAPLGVTATARNWNTVTKLLALAAA; this is translated from the coding sequence ATGTCCCGTCAGATCGCTCTGCTCCGCGGCATCAATGTCGGCGGCCACAACTCCTTCCCCAAGGCGAAGCAGCTGGAGCTGGCCAAGTCGCTGGGCTACGAGGACGTCTCGGTCCTGCTGCAGACCGGCAATATCGTCTTCGCCGACCCCGGTACGCCGCCGGATGAGACGGCCCGGGTGCTCCATGAGCGGATCGCCGCCGAGCTCGGTCTGACGGTGCCGGTCCTGGTCCGGACCGGTGACGAGCTGGCGGCCGCCGTCGCCGCGAATCCGTTTCCGCAGGCCGTGCCGGAGCCCAAGAGCCTGCATGTCACGTTCCTGTCGGCGGTGCCGGCCGACACCTCCCGGCTCGACGCACTCGACCAGGCCGCGTTCGCGCCCGATCAGTACCGCCTGATCGGGCGCGAACTGTATCTGTGGTGCCCCGGCGGCATCGGCCGCTCCAAGCTCGCCGACGCGGTGAGCCGCGCCCCGCTCGGGGTCACGGCCACCGCCCGTAACTGGAACACCGTCACCAAACTGCTGGCCCTGGCCGCCGCCTGA
- a CDS encoding methylated-DNA--[protein]-cysteine S-methyltransferase, which produces MTNAEQDSGPATRPDAAPEAAARRDWAWRRLATPIGPLLLAATGEGLVQVVFHADERTTRGALARLEQFFGGPPLAGIPHLTTATAELTTYFAGELRSFTVPLDWSLSSGFPARVLRALADGVPYGSVVGYQDLADRVGEPGAARAVGAAMGSNPLPVVVPCHRVVASDGGIGGFGGGLETKRLLLALEGVLPAPLF; this is translated from the coding sequence GTGACGAATGCAGAGCAGGATTCCGGGCCGGCGACACGGCCGGACGCGGCGCCGGAGGCGGCGGCGCGGCGCGACTGGGCCTGGAGACGGCTGGCGACGCCCATCGGCCCGCTGCTGCTCGCCGCGACCGGGGAGGGCCTGGTGCAGGTCGTCTTCCATGCCGACGAGCGGACGACCCGCGGTGCGCTGGCCCGTCTGGAGCAGTTCTTCGGCGGGCCGCCGCTGGCCGGGATACCTCATCTGACGACGGCCACGGCCGAGCTGACCACGTACTTCGCCGGGGAGCTGCGGTCCTTCACCGTCCCCCTGGACTGGTCACTGTCCTCCGGCTTCCCCGCCCGGGTCCTGCGGGCCCTGGCCGACGGTGTCCCCTATGGCAGCGTCGTCGGCTATCAGGACCTCGCCGACCGGGTCGGGGAACCGGGCGCCGCCCGTGCGGTGGGTGCGGCGATGGGATCCAATCCGCTGCCGGTCGTCGTCCCCTGCCACCGTGTCGTGGCCAGTGACGGCGGGATCGGCGGCTTCGGCGGCGGTCTGGAGACCAAGCGCCTGCTACTGGCCCTGGAAGGTGTGCTGCCCGCCCCGCTCTTCTGA
- a CDS encoding glycerophosphodiester phosphodiesterase, translating to MRIRPVATVVAGALMGLSTLVLSPTAAQAAPAGHTPLTVAHRGASSIAPENTLAAIDAADRLGFEWVENDVQRTKDGELVILHDNSLARTTNVEQVFPGRSPWNVSDFTLDEIEKLDAGSWFGPKFRGERVPTLEDYMDEVEHNDQSLLMELKSPELYPGIELQTLTELRRAGWLGKEHVKKRLIIQSFNADAIKTVHNLRSDVKTGFLGNPSVADLPKFAKYCDQINPVHTAVTREYVAAVHGLRGPHRRALDLYTWTVDDPAVAVKVAGLGVDGIITNKPDVVRDALEKHGN from the coding sequence ATGCGTATTCGCCCCGTCGCCACCGTTGTCGCCGGTGCGCTCATGGGTCTGTCCACGCTCGTCCTCTCCCCGACCGCCGCCCAGGCCGCGCCGGCCGGACACACACCGCTGACGGTCGCCCACCGCGGCGCCTCGTCCATCGCGCCCGAGAACACCCTCGCCGCGATCGACGCGGCCGACCGGCTCGGATTCGAGTGGGTCGAGAACGACGTACAGCGCACCAAGGACGGCGAGCTGGTCATCCTCCATGACAACTCGCTCGCCCGGACGACGAACGTCGAGCAGGTCTTCCCCGGGCGCTCCCCGTGGAACGTCTCGGACTTCACACTCGACGAGATCGAGAAACTGGACGCGGGCAGCTGGTTCGGGCCGAAGTTCCGGGGGGAGCGGGTGCCGACCCTTGAGGACTACATGGACGAGGTCGAGCACAACGACCAGAGCCTCCTGATGGAGCTCAAGTCGCCGGAGCTCTACCCGGGCATCGAGCTGCAGACCCTCACGGAGCTGCGCCGCGCCGGCTGGCTGGGCAAGGAGCACGTGAAGAAGCGCCTGATCATCCAGAGCTTCAACGCCGACGCCATCAAGACCGTGCACAACCTCCGGTCGGACGTGAAGACGGGCTTCCTCGGCAATCCGTCGGTCGCCGACCTCCCGAAGTTCGCCAAGTACTGCGACCAGATCAACCCCGTCCACACGGCGGTCACCAGGGAGTACGTCGCCGCCGTACACGGTCTGCGGGGCCCGCACCGCCGGGCGCTGGACCTGTACACCTGGACCGTCGACGATCCGGCGGTCGCGGTGAAGGTCGCCGGTCTGGGCGTCGACGGGATCATCACCAACAAGCCCGACGTGGTGCGCGACGCCCTGGAGAAGCACGGCAACTGA
- the uvrB gene encoding excinuclease ABC subunit UvrB, producing the protein MRPVSKIERTVAPFEVVSPYQPNGDQPAAIAELERRIRGGEKDVVLLGATGTGKSATTAWMIEKLQRPTLVMAPNKTLAAQLANEFRELLPNNAVEYFVSYYDYYQPEAYVPQSDTYIEKDSSINEEVERLRHSATNSLLTRRDVVVVASVSCIYGLGTPQEYVDRMVPLKVGDEIDRDQLLRRFVDIQYTRNDVAFTRGTFRVRGDTIEIFPVYEELAVRIEMFGDEIEALSTLHPLTGEVISDDRELYIFPASHYIAGPERMEKAIAGIEAELADSLATMEKQSKHLEAQRLRMRTTYDIEMMRQIGSCSGIENYSMHMDGREPGSAPNTLIDYFPDDFLLVIDESHVTVPQIGAMYEGDASRKRTLVEHGFRLPSALDNRPLKWEEFLERIGQTVYLSATPGPYELARGDGFVEQIIRPTGLVDPEVVVKPTDGQIDDLVHEIRTRTDKDERVLVTTLTKKMAEDLTDYFLELGIQVRYLHSDVDTLRRVELLRELRSGEYDVLVGINLLREGLDLPEVSLVAILDADKEGFLRSGSALIQTIGRAARNVSGQVHMYADKVTPAMEKAIEETNRRREKQLAYNKENGIDPQPLRKKIGDIVATLAREEIDTQELLGTGYRKTSEAKDAKGKAPVPALGAKGAKGKGGKAGAELTDRPAAELAALIEEMTERMRAAAAELQFEVAARLRDEVGELKKELRQMREAGVK; encoded by the coding sequence ATGCGGCCCGTATCGAAGATCGAACGCACGGTGGCGCCTTTCGAGGTCGTCAGCCCTTACCAGCCCAATGGCGACCAGCCGGCGGCCATCGCCGAGCTGGAGCGGCGCATCCGCGGGGGTGAAAAGGATGTCGTCCTGCTGGGTGCGACCGGCACCGGCAAGTCGGCGACCACCGCGTGGATGATCGAGAAGCTGCAGCGCCCGACACTCGTGATGGCGCCCAACAAGACCCTCGCGGCCCAGCTCGCCAACGAATTCCGCGAGCTGTTGCCGAACAACGCCGTCGAGTACTTCGTCTCCTACTACGACTACTACCAGCCCGAGGCGTACGTCCCGCAGTCCGATACGTACATCGAGAAGGACTCCTCCATCAACGAGGAGGTGGAACGGCTGCGCCACTCCGCGACGAATTCCCTGCTCACCCGGCGTGACGTCGTCGTGGTCGCCTCGGTGTCCTGCATCTACGGCCTGGGCACCCCGCAGGAGTACGTCGACCGGATGGTCCCGCTCAAGGTCGGCGACGAGATCGACCGCGACCAGTTGCTGCGCCGCTTCGTCGACATCCAGTACACCCGCAACGACGTGGCCTTCACCCGCGGCACCTTCCGGGTGCGCGGCGACACCATTGAGATCTTCCCGGTCTATGAAGAGCTGGCCGTGCGGATCGAGATGTTCGGCGACGAGATCGAGGCGCTGTCCACCCTGCACCCGCTCACCGGCGAGGTGATCAGCGACGACCGGGAGCTGTACATCTTCCCGGCCAGCCACTACATCGCGGGCCCCGAGCGCATGGAGAAGGCCATCGCGGGGATCGAGGCCGAGCTGGCGGACAGCCTCGCCACGATGGAGAAGCAGAGCAAGCATCTGGAGGCCCAGCGGCTGCGGATGCGCACCACGTACGACATCGAGATGATGCGGCAGATCGGCTCCTGCTCGGGCATCGAGAACTATTCGATGCACATGGACGGCCGCGAGCCCGGCTCCGCGCCCAACACCCTCATCGACTACTTCCCGGACGACTTCCTCCTGGTCATCGACGAGTCGCATGTCACCGTGCCGCAGATCGGCGCCATGTACGAGGGCGACGCCTCGCGTAAGCGGACCCTGGTCGAGCACGGCTTCCGGCTGCCGTCCGCCCTCGACAACCGGCCGCTGAAGTGGGAAGAGTTCCTGGAGCGCATCGGCCAGACCGTCTATCTGTCCGCGACCCCGGGCCCGTACGAGCTCGCCCGCGGCGACGGCTTCGTGGAGCAGATCATCCGCCCGACCGGCCTGGTCGACCCGGAGGTGGTGGTCAAGCCCACCGACGGTCAGATCGACGACCTGGTGCACGAGATCCGTACGCGCACGGACAAGGATGAGCGCGTCCTGGTCACCACCCTCACCAAGAAGATGGCCGAGGACCTCACGGACTACTTCCTGGAGCTCGGCATCCAGGTCCGCTATCTGCACAGCGATGTGGACACCCTGCGCCGGGTGGAGCTGCTGCGGGAGCTGCGATCGGGTGAGTACGACGTCCTGGTGGGCATCAACCTGCTGCGGGAGGGCCTCGACCTCCCCGAGGTCTCGCTGGTGGCCATTCTGGACGCCGACAAGGAAGGCTTCCTGCGGTCCGGTTCGGCGCTCATCCAGACCATCGGACGTGCGGCGCGCAACGTCTCCGGACAGGTGCACATGTACGCCGACAAGGTCACCCCGGCGATGGAGAAGGCCATCGAGGAGACCAACCGCCGCCGGGAGAAGCAGCTGGCGTACAACAAGGAGAACGGCATCGACCCGCAGCCGCTCCGTAAGAAGATCGGCGACATCGTCGCCACCCTGGCCCGGGAGGAGATCGACACCCAGGAACTGCTGGGCACGGGCTACCGCAAAACGTCCGAGGCCAAGGACGCCAAGGGCAAGGCACCGGTCCCGGCGCTCGGTGCCAAGGGCGCGAAGGGCAAGGGCGGCAAGGCCGGCGCGGAGCTGACGGACCGTCCCGCCGCCGAACTGGCCGCGCTCATCGAGGAGATGACGGAGCGAATGCGCGCCGCCGCGGCGGAGCTGCAGTTCGAGGTCGCCGCCCGGCTGCGCGACGAGGTGGGTGAACTGAAGAAGGAGCTGCGGCAAATGAGGGAGGCCGGGGTGAAGTAA
- a CDS encoding TerD family protein: MSVNLSKGQGISLQKSDGGALTAVRMGLGWRSAPRRGLFGRRTSEIDLDASAVLFAEKKPIDVVFFQHLVSDDGAVRHTGDNLVGGAGQGGDDEAILVDLARLPVHIDQIVFTVNSFTGQTFAEVQDAFCRLVDETTGQELARYTLTGGGDYTAQVMSKVHRTANGWQMTAIGEPSVGRTFQDLVPAILPHL; encoded by the coding sequence GTGTCGGTCAATTTGTCCAAGGGCCAGGGCATCAGCCTGCAGAAGTCCGACGGAGGAGCCCTGACCGCGGTGCGGATGGGGCTGGGATGGCGCTCGGCGCCGCGCCGTGGCCTGTTCGGGCGGCGGACCAGCGAAATCGACCTGGATGCCTCGGCGGTGCTGTTCGCCGAGAAGAAGCCGATAGACGTCGTCTTCTTCCAGCACCTGGTCAGCGATGACGGTGCCGTCCGGCACACCGGCGACAACCTGGTCGGCGGCGCGGGCCAGGGTGGCGACGACGAGGCGATCCTGGTCGACCTGGCGCGGCTGCCGGTGCACATCGACCAGATCGTGTTCACCGTCAACTCCTTCACCGGCCAGACCTTCGCCGAGGTGCAGGACGCCTTCTGCCGCCTGGTGGACGAGACCACTGGCCAGGAGCTGGCCCGTTACACCCTCACGGGCGGTGGCGACTACACCGCACAGGTCATGTCCAAGGTGCACCGCACGGCCAACGGCTGGCAGATGACCGCCATCGGTGAGCCCTCCGTCGGCCGCACCTTCCAGGACCTCGTGCCGGCGATCCTGCCGCACCTGTAG